Proteins from a genomic interval of Beijerinckia indica subsp. indica ATCC 9039:
- a CDS encoding Hsp70 family protein, whose protein sequence is MLDANKTMPIAIGIDFGTTNSVVAFALPDGQVESMSWDAAWSSVPGDRTETFRSALMFWREGRKVAHAAGPEAIARALTETGEQRFIQSIKTHLASRLFTETRLYGQRFTVEQLISTFLMDLFREGHWGEEGLRRAESLPAVGGRPVVFAGERPDDVLAMERLRQSFSGAGLKQVDFAYEPLGAAYWYARGLDHDETILVADFGGGTSDFSVLTFAHENGKLEAKPLAHSGVGVAGDTFDYRILDHVIAPRLGKGSLYRSFDKLLPIPAYFHAAFAQWHQLSWLKSPQTLAELRKLQTSAEEPGALADLITLIECDLGFELHRAVGALKAELSSKEKATFRFSREGIMIEAEVARKDFEAWIADDIAALARAMDEALAAANVAPNAIDAVFLTGGTSYVPAVRSLFVERFGEKRVHIGDAFQSVASGLALLAADRARQNESRA, encoded by the coding sequence ATGCTCGATGCAAACAAGACAATGCCCATCGCCATTGGCATTGATTTCGGTACGACCAATAGTGTCGTTGCCTTTGCTTTGCCGGACGGGCAAGTCGAGAGCATGAGCTGGGATGCTGCCTGGAGCTCAGTCCCGGGTGATAGGACCGAGACCTTTCGCAGTGCCTTGATGTTTTGGCGCGAGGGTCGCAAGGTCGCGCATGCCGCCGGGCCCGAGGCGATCGCACGCGCCTTGACCGAGACTGGCGAGCAGCGATTCATTCAATCTATTAAAACACATCTGGCGAGTCGTCTGTTCACCGAAACGAGGCTCTATGGTCAGCGTTTTACTGTCGAGCAATTGATCTCGACCTTTCTGATGGACCTCTTTCGCGAGGGCCATTGGGGAGAGGAAGGTTTGCGGCGGGCCGAAAGCCTTCCGGCGGTCGGCGGCCGGCCCGTGGTTTTCGCTGGCGAGCGGCCCGACGACGTTTTGGCCATGGAGCGCTTGCGTCAATCCTTCTCGGGCGCCGGGCTGAAGCAAGTCGATTTCGCCTATGAGCCGCTCGGCGCGGCTTATTGGTATGCGCGCGGCCTCGATCATGATGAGACGATTCTGGTCGCCGATTTTGGCGGTGGCACGAGCGATTTCTCGGTTCTGACCTTTGCTCATGAAAACGGAAAGCTCGAGGCGAAGCCGCTGGCGCATTCCGGCGTCGGCGTTGCCGGCGATACATTCGATTACCGCATTCTCGATCATGTGATCGCGCCGCGCTTGGGCAAAGGAAGCCTCTATCGCTCCTTTGACAAGCTTCTGCCGATCCCGGCCTATTTCCACGCAGCCTTCGCGCAATGGCACCAATTGTCCTGGCTGAAATCGCCGCAGACGCTGGCCGAATTGCGCAAGCTCCAGACCTCAGCCGAAGAACCGGGAGCATTGGCCGATCTGATCACCTTGATCGAATGCGATCTCGGCTTCGAATTGCATCGCGCGGTCGGCGCGTTGAAGGCCGAGCTTTCGTCGAAGGAAAAAGCCACTTTCCGCTTCTCTCGCGAGGGGATCATGATTGAGGCGGAAGTGGCGCGCAAGGATTTCGAGGCCTGGATCGCCGATGATATTGCCGCCCTTGCGCGGGCGATGGACGAGGCGCTAGCTGCAGCGAATGTCGCGCCGAACGCGATCGATGCGGTTTTTCTTACCGGGGGCACATCCTATGTCCCGGCGGTGCGCTCGCTCTTCGTCGAGCGTTTTGGCGAGAAACGCGTGCATATCGGCGACGCCTTTCAATCGGTCGCCTCGGGGCTCGCCTTGCTCGCGGCGGATCGGGCACGCCAGAACGAATCGCGAGCCTGA
- the rpsA gene encoding 30S ribosomal protein S1 yields MASTSTYAPSREDFAALLDESYGQNEALEGSVIKGRVVAIEKDVAVIDIGLKTEGRVALKEFQGPGREGSLQVGDEVEVYLERIENALGEAVISRDKARREESWVKLEKAFENQEKVEGIIFNQVKGGFTVDLDGAVAFLPRSQVDIRPIRDVAPLMQVPQPFQILKMDRRRGNIVVSRRTVLEESRAEQRHEIVANLEEGQVIEGMVKNITDYGAFVDLGGIDGLLHVTDIAWRRVNHPTEVLTIGQTVRVKIIKINHETHRISLGMKQLLDDPWQGIEAKYPINARFHGRVTNITDYGAFVELEPGIEGLIHVSEMSWTKKNVHPGKIVATSQEVDVQVLEVDPVKRRISLGLKQTLANPWETFAEKYPVGSEVEGEVKNKTEFGLFIGLDGDVDGMVHLSDLDWNKPGEQAIEDYKKGDIVRAKVLDVDMEKERISLGIKQLASDPFAVKAPEVAGEESGDLKKGAVVTCEVLEVKEGGLEVQIAGTDLTAFIKRAELARDRADQRPERFAVGEKVDVRITQFDRRARKIAVSIKALEVAEEKEAIAQYGSADSGASLGDILGAALKARDGKKE; encoded by the coding sequence ATGGCATCAACTTCCACCTACGCGCCCTCGCGCGAGGATTTCGCGGCGCTTCTTGACGAGAGCTATGGCCAAAATGAAGCTCTTGAAGGTTCGGTCATTAAGGGCCGGGTCGTCGCCATCGAGAAAGACGTCGCCGTTATCGATATCGGTTTGAAGACCGAGGGGCGCGTCGCGCTCAAGGAATTTCAGGGCCCCGGCCGGGAAGGTTCGCTGCAGGTCGGCGACGAGGTCGAAGTCTATCTCGAACGGATCGAGAATGCGCTCGGCGAGGCGGTGATCTCGCGCGACAAGGCTCGGCGCGAAGAGAGCTGGGTCAAGCTCGAAAAGGCTTTCGAGAACCAGGAAAAGGTTGAAGGCATCATCTTCAATCAAGTTAAGGGTGGCTTTACCGTTGATCTCGACGGCGCCGTGGCCTTCCTGCCGCGCAGCCAGGTCGATATTCGGCCCATCCGCGATGTCGCGCCCTTGATGCAGGTGCCGCAGCCCTTCCAGATCCTGAAAATGGATCGTCGCCGTGGCAATATTGTCGTTTCGCGCCGTACGGTTCTTGAGGAATCCCGCGCCGAGCAGCGCCATGAGATCGTCGCCAACCTCGAGGAAGGTCAGGTGATCGAAGGTATGGTGAAGAACATCACCGATTACGGTGCCTTCGTCGATCTCGGCGGCATCGACGGTTTGTTGCATGTCACCGATATTGCCTGGCGCCGCGTCAATCATCCGACCGAGGTTCTGACCATCGGCCAGACGGTTCGTGTCAAGATCATCAAGATCAACCACGAGACGCACCGCATCTCGCTCGGTATGAAGCAATTGCTGGATGATCCCTGGCAGGGGATCGAGGCCAAATATCCGATCAATGCGCGCTTCCATGGCCGCGTGACGAATATCACCGATTACGGCGCGTTCGTCGAGCTGGAGCCCGGCATCGAGGGCTTGATCCACGTTTCCGAAATGTCCTGGACAAAGAAGAACGTGCATCCCGGCAAGATCGTCGCGACGAGCCAGGAAGTCGATGTCCAGGTGCTGGAAGTCGATCCCGTCAAGCGCCGCATTTCGCTCGGCCTCAAACAGACGCTCGCCAATCCGTGGGAGACCTTCGCCGAGAAATATCCGGTTGGTTCCGAAGTCGAGGGCGAGGTCAAGAACAAGACCGAGTTCGGCCTGTTCATCGGTCTCGATGGCGATGTCGATGGCATGGTGCATCTCTCCGATCTCGACTGGAACAAGCCAGGCGAGCAAGCGATCGAGGATTACAAGAAGGGCGATATCGTTCGCGCCAAGGTCCTCGACGTCGATATGGAGAAGGAGCGGATTTCGCTCGGCATCAAGCAGCTTGCCAGCGATCCCTTCGCCGTGAAGGCGCCGGAAGTCGCTGGTGAGGAATCCGGCGATCTCAAGAAGGGCGCTGTCGTCACGTGCGAAGTGCTCGAAGTGAAGGAAGGCGGGCTCGAAGTCCAGATCGCTGGCACCGATCTCACCGCTTTCATCAAGCGGGCCGAACTTGCACGCGATCGTGCCGATCAGCGGCCGGAGCGTTTTGCTGTTGGCGAGAAGGTCGATGTGCGCATCACCCAGTTCGATCGCCGCGCGCGCAAGATCGCGGTTTCGATCAAGGCGCTCGAAGTGGCCGAGGAGAAGGAAGCGATCGCCCAATATGGTTCGGCCGATTCCGGTGCCTCGCTGGGCGATATTCTCGGCGCGGCCTTGAAGGCTCGCGACGGCAAGAAAGAATAA
- a CDS encoding energy transducer TonB, with translation MELAATADSEQDSQNSAETLPARDVLTAQEEERLALAEAETRNAMRSRLGWEVLLAASAVIHLCLILALIALWPDVTSDPQKAHEEIPVEVVLEQKPETPLSTPTGEGTSAALAAAKQKEEQASDADAAKNATGGGEEGKDPTKSETAKADSLKSEQDKPEQSKSNLAKMEPPKQEASKPETTKAETAKSELARPATQSHAAKSQTAKSQAAKPQPKASDANKTAAATQREHARAEREEAPTQTPPRYAMAPNGGRAGGTNGAPARSMPAPQRGGQSPQGSSESVWDQALAHPGYGFDPDRFRAVAVPMPSEDGDELMSYKVIVFGLLERAKHYPETALQRGARGRAVVGFSLDDAGRVINLELLQSSGEADLDVESLALVDRASPFPVPPPGAQRTFAAEIGFGVSNDDE, from the coding sequence TTGGAACTCGCCGCGACAGCCGATTCGGAGCAGGACAGTCAGAATTCGGCGGAAACCCTTCCAGCGCGCGACGTGCTGACGGCGCAGGAGGAAGAACGTCTGGCGTTGGCCGAGGCGGAAACGCGCAATGCGATGCGGTCGCGTTTGGGATGGGAAGTCCTGCTCGCGGCTTCGGCCGTGATTCATCTGTGCCTCATTTTGGCGCTTATCGCTCTATGGCCAGATGTAACGTCCGATCCGCAAAAGGCCCATGAGGAAATTCCCGTGGAAGTGGTCCTGGAGCAAAAGCCTGAGACGCCCCTGAGCACGCCGACTGGGGAGGGAACGTCCGCGGCCCTTGCTGCAGCCAAGCAGAAGGAAGAGCAGGCCTCAGACGCTGACGCGGCTAAAAACGCAACTGGGGGTGGAGAGGAAGGGAAGGATCCAACCAAGTCTGAAACGGCCAAGGCGGACTCTCTTAAGTCCGAGCAGGACAAACCTGAGCAATCCAAATCGAATTTGGCTAAAATGGAGCCGCCTAAACAGGAAGCATCCAAGCCGGAGACGACCAAGGCCGAAACAGCTAAGTCAGAGCTGGCCAGGCCGGCCACTCAATCTCATGCGGCCAAGTCACAAACTGCCAAGTCACAAGCGGCGAAGCCTCAGCCGAAAGCGTCTGACGCGAATAAAACCGCGGCCGCCACGCAGCGGGAACACGCACGTGCCGAGCGAGAGGAAGCCCCGACGCAGACTCCGCCGCGCTATGCCATGGCGCCCAATGGCGGGCGGGCGGGCGGGACGAATGGCGCCCCCGCGCGTTCCATGCCCGCTCCTCAACGGGGAGGTCAGTCGCCGCAAGGCTCGTCGGAAAGCGTTTGGGACCAGGCCCTGGCGCATCCAGGTTATGGCTTCGATCCCGATCGTTTCCGCGCTGTCGCCGTGCCTATGCCGAGCGAGGATGGCGACGAATTGATGAGCTATAAGGTGATCGTCTTCGGTCTCCTGGAACGAGCCAAACATTATCCAGAAACGGCCTTGCAGCGCGGTGCGCGGGGCCGCGCCGTGGTGGGGTTCAGCCTTGACGACGCGGGGCGGGTGATCAATCTCGAATTGCTGCAATCCAGCGGCGAGGCCGATCTTGATGTCGAAAGCCTCGCCCTTGTCGATCGGGCAAGCCCGTTTCCAGTGCCGCCACCCGGCGCACAGAGGACATTTGCGGCGGAAATCGGGTTTGGCGTCAGCAATGATGACGAATGA
- the cmk gene encoding (d)CMP kinase produces MIIAIDGPAASGKGTLARRLAQHFNLPHLDTGLLYRATARALLVSGGDLQNHAEATAAARGLDVASLEAANLRSDEIGQAASIVAAIPDVRAALKDLQRRFAGTPGGAVLDGRDIGTVICPDADVKIFVTASLQARAARRAAELQGRGEPGDLAVVQEEIRQRDERDANRPVAPFRAAADATFLDTTDLDIEAAFEAALAIVDNRIRKLAS; encoded by the coding sequence ATGATCATCGCCATTGATGGACCCGCCGCTTCTGGCAAAGGAACCTTGGCGCGCCGGCTGGCACAGCATTTCAATTTGCCGCATCTCGACACCGGTCTTCTGTATCGCGCGACCGCGCGGGCCTTGCTGGTGTCGGGGGGCGATCTCCAGAATCATGCTGAGGCAACCGCTGCCGCGCGCGGTCTCGATGTCGCGTCTCTTGAAGCCGCGAACTTGCGAAGTGATGAGATTGGTCAGGCGGCCTCCATCGTGGCCGCAATCCCGGATGTCCGCGCGGCTCTGAAGGATCTGCAACGCCGTTTTGCTGGCACACCGGGCGGCGCTGTGCTGGATGGACGTGATATCGGAACAGTGATCTGCCCTGATGCCGATGTCAAAATCTTCGTGACCGCCAGTTTGCAGGCACGGGCGGCCCGGCGTGCGGCGGAATTACAAGGGCGCGGTGAGCCGGGCGATCTGGCCGTGGTGCAGGAAGAGATCAGGCAAAGAGACGAACGTGACGCCAATCGTCCCGTTGCGCCGTTTCGGGCGGCCGCTGATGCGACCTTCCTCGATACGACCGATCTCGATATAGAAGCGGCGTTCGAGGCTGCCTTGGCCATTGTCGACAATCGGATTCGAAAGCTGGCCTCCTGA